A genomic stretch from Komagataeibacter xylinus includes:
- the ilvN gene encoding acetolactate synthase small subunit, translating to MTTQQESPVSAVISIQVENESGALARVIGLFSGRGYNIESLTVAAVDETRRQSRINIVTTATPHVLCQIRAQVERLVPVYRVAVMTGREPHVAREMALVKVIASGERRADALRIAQAFRAHPVDASATSFVFELTGASDKLDAFIDLMRPLGLAEVSRTGIAAIARGAAIL from the coding sequence ATGACCACGCAGCAGGAGAGCCCGGTCTCCGCGGTCATTTCCATTCAGGTCGAGAACGAGAGCGGCGCGCTGGCCCGCGTGATCGGCCTGTTCTCAGGTCGTGGATACAATATCGAGAGCCTGACCGTGGCTGCGGTGGATGAAACCCGCCGCCAGTCGCGCATCAATATCGTGACGACCGCGACCCCGCATGTGCTGTGCCAGATCCGCGCGCAGGTGGAGCGGCTGGTGCCGGTGTACCGCGTGGCGGTCATGACCGGGCGCGAACCGCACGTGGCGCGCGAGATGGCGCTCGTCAAGGTGATTGCCAGCGGCGAGCGCCGGGCCGACGCGCTGCGTATCGCGCAGGCCTTCCGCGCGCACCCGGTTGATGCCTCGGCCACCTCGTTCGTCTTTGAGCTGACCGGCGCGTCCGACAAGCTTGATGCCTTCATCGACCTCATGCGTCCCCTTGGCCTTGCCGAGGTGTCGCGCACGGGTATTGCCGCCATCGCCCGTGGGGCAGCAATCCTGTAA
- the ilvC gene encoding ketol-acid reductoisomerase translates to MRVYYDRDADVNLIKSKKVAIIGYGSQGHAHANNLKDSGVTDIVVGLRPESKAVAKAEAAGFKVMTPADAAKWADVVMVLTPDEGQGALYKESLEKNLKQGAALAFAHGLAIHFRIIEARPDLDVFLIAPKGPGHTVRSEYQKGGGVPSLVAVAQNASGNALEIALSYASANGGGRAGIIETTFKEEVETDLFGEQAVLCGGLVELIRAGFETLVEAGYAPEMAYFECLHEMKLIVDLIYEGGIANMNYSISNTAEYGEYVSGPRVITPETKVEMKKILTDIQDGTFVRNFILENQSGNIGFKATRAHNNEHQIEKVGEKLRGMMSWIGKNKLVDKARN, encoded by the coding sequence ATGCGCGTCTATTATGATCGCGATGCCGACGTGAACCTGATCAAGAGCAAGAAGGTTGCCATCATCGGCTACGGCAGCCAGGGCCATGCCCATGCCAACAACCTCAAGGACTCCGGCGTGACCGACATCGTTGTCGGCCTGCGCCCGGAATCGAAGGCCGTTGCCAAGGCCGAGGCCGCCGGCTTCAAGGTCATGACCCCCGCCGATGCCGCCAAGTGGGCCGATGTGGTGATGGTGCTGACCCCTGATGAGGGCCAGGGCGCGCTGTACAAGGAATCGCTGGAAAAGAACCTCAAGCAGGGCGCGGCCCTTGCCTTCGCGCATGGTCTGGCCATTCACTTCCGCATCATTGAGGCGCGTCCCGACCTTGATGTGTTCCTGATCGCGCCCAAGGGTCCTGGCCACACCGTGCGTTCGGAATACCAGAAGGGTGGCGGCGTGCCGTCGCTGGTGGCCGTGGCGCAGAATGCCTCGGGCAATGCGCTTGAAATCGCGCTGTCCTATGCTTCCGCCAACGGCGGTGGCCGTGCAGGCATCATCGAGACCACCTTCAAGGAAGAGGTCGAAACCGACCTGTTCGGCGAGCAGGCCGTGCTGTGCGGTGGTCTGGTCGAGCTGATCCGCGCGGGCTTCGAGACGCTGGTTGAAGCCGGTTACGCCCCCGAGATGGCCTATTTCGAGTGCCTGCACGAAATGAAGCTGATCGTCGACCTGATCTATGAAGGCGGCATCGCGAACATGAACTACTCCATCTCCAACACTGCGGAGTATGGTGAATACGTGTCCGGCCCGCGCGTGATCACGCCGGAAACCAAGGTCGAGATGAAGAAGATCCTGACCGACATTCAGGATGGCACCTTCGTGCGCAACTTCATCCTTGAAAACCAGTCCGGCAACATCGGCTTCAAGGCTACCCGTGC